The Coffea arabica cultivar ET-39 chromosome 1e, Coffea Arabica ET-39 HiFi, whole genome shotgun sequence genome has a window encoding:
- the LOC113705141 gene encoding putative F-box protein At1g32420, producing the protein MAEEPSLPCHPHLLPNPYSNSTPYPNPDQVFPDEMMREILLWLPVKSLMRFKCVSKLWLSIILDPSFARAYRRGFRGLILSDPYFERLAPTKDFFYVSLDGGQISHHLAVEHDGGRSLGYTEIVNGLVCFYYGNYSCLYNVATRESMELPRSEYGHSSATYHLGFDPVDKLYKLLKICPVYSDDDYDGEDLREATWLCNLDYSEILTIGTDASWRRIAPAPREIVERAVCLDGALYWLENRIKNVGGFDGFLIAFHLAQEKFEFVPTPGRRLPYRLPYFGTRLSAITSYPQDGVIYSHGDGGWRVEHRFDMPQEPDHEFCAVGILPDGKVVIYESTGLLYFPAPFYLYDQVEKKLTRIVICRSPSSSSLEQRSKLLFRDDICGYLSYYEENIIPLSYFATPYP; encoded by the coding sequence ATGGCGGAGGAGCCAAGCCTTCCATGTCATCCCCATCTTCTTCCAAATCCATATTCAAATTCAACTCCATACCCAAATCCAGATCAAGTGTTTCCTGATGAAATGATGAGAGAGATCTTGTTATGGCTTCCGGTCAAGTCCCTGATGCGATTCAAGTGCGTCTCAAAGCTCTGGCTGTCCATCATCCTAGATCCTTCCTTCGCAAGGGCGTACCGTCGTGGTTTCCGAGGTCTCATCCTATCTGATCCCTACTTCGAAAGATTGGCACCCACCAAGGATTTCTTCTATGTGAGCCTCGATGGTGGTCAAATTTCCCACCACCTCGCCGTCGAGCACGACGGTGGGAGGAGTTTGGGCTACACCGAAATCGTCAACGGTTTGGTGTGCTTCTACTACGGCAATTATTCTTGCTTGTACAACGTTGCAACCCGGGAGTCGATGGAGCTTCCTCGGTCGGAATATGGGCATAGCTCTGCTACCTATCACCTGGGTTTTGATCCGGTAGATAAGTTATACAAGCTGCTGAAAATATGCCCGGTCTATAGTGATGATGATTACGATGGTGAGGATTTACGCGAGGCGACTTGGCTTTGTAACTTGGATTACTCGGAGATTCTCACCATAGGTACGGATGCTTCGTGGAGACGTATCGCTCCGGCACCTCGGGAGATAGTGGAACGAGCCGTCTGCCTTGATGGAGCCTTATATTGGTTGGAAAATCGGATAAAAAACGTTGGTGGATTCGATGGCTTTCTTATTGCTTTTCATCTTGCTCAGGAGAAGTTTGAATTTGTTCCCACACCGGGAAGACGACTCCCCTACCGTCTACCATATTTTGGAACTCGTCTGTCTGCAATAACTTCGTACCCGCAGGATGGGGTAATTTATAGTCATGGTGATGGTGGGTGGCGGGTTGAGCACCGATTTGATATGCCGCAGGAGCCCGACCACGAGTTTTGTGCTGTAGGTATACTGCCTGATGGCAAGGTTGTAATATATGAGAGCACTGGTCTTCTCTACTTCCCGGCTCCATTTTATTTATATGACCAAGTGGAGAAGAAGTTGACGAGGATTGTGATTTGCAGATCCCCTTCCTCCTCATCACTTGAACAACGATCCAAACTATTGTTTCGGGATGATATTTGTGGGTACTTGTCCTATTATGAGGAGAATATCATCCCACTGAGTTATTTCGCAACTCCCTACCCTTAA